A genomic segment from Limosilactobacillus sp. encodes:
- a CDS encoding MATE family efflux transporter, which translates to MPTQTIAGEVRHYVLRNVIASLGMSMYVLIDTLFISIAAGALGLTALNLVLPLFNVFNCLGLLLGVGGATIFSLNKVLHPERVRDLYSQLIIFAACLGIVLAVLINVFVTPVVNFLGANDQTRQMATIYLRICACSAPLYMCNYISINFVRNDGNPTLTMKATLTETISVIFIDWFFIFGCGLKMEGAALAVLFSPAISLLVLSRHRHFAQRQLQLHWCRPQLKTIGRAAKLGIAAALNELSTGVSIYFFNHVLLQLADNYAVAAYGVISNIAIVVLALANGVALGVQPIASREYGENHFANVTAALKTGMVITLILATVSFLILIVFKLPIIEVFNTSQSSQLVHYASVGLPIYFTSAFFSALNLLFILFLTAINAARASFTLSLLRGYLILLPAIFILAAIFGINGVWAAMPVTELLVCLVAAILVRQRIQNFD; encoded by the coding sequence ATGCCAACACAAACAATTGCCGGCGAGGTTCGTCACTACGTCTTGCGAAACGTCATCGCCAGCCTGGGGATGTCGATGTACGTGCTGATCGACACCCTCTTCATCTCGATTGCGGCCGGGGCACTGGGGCTGACCGCCCTCAACCTGGTCCTGCCACTCTTTAACGTCTTCAACTGCCTTGGGCTCCTGCTCGGCGTCGGGGGCGCCACCATTTTTTCGCTCAACAAGGTCCTGCATCCGGAGCGCGTCCGGGACCTTTACAGCCAGCTGATCATCTTCGCGGCCTGCCTGGGAATCGTCCTCGCCGTTTTAATCAACGTCTTCGTCACCCCGGTCGTCAACTTCCTCGGTGCCAACGACCAGACCCGGCAGATGGCCACCATCTACCTGCGGATCTGTGCCTGCTCCGCCCCGCTCTACATGTGCAACTACATCTCGATTAATTTCGTCCGGAATGACGGTAACCCGACCCTGACCATGAAGGCCACTCTCACCGAGACCATCTCAGTGATCTTCATCGACTGGTTCTTCATCTTCGGCTGCGGGCTGAAGATGGAGGGGGCCGCATTGGCGGTGCTCTTCTCACCGGCCATCAGTCTGCTCGTCCTCAGTCGCCACCGCCACTTTGCCCAGCGGCAACTCCAGCTGCACTGGTGCCGGCCGCAGCTAAAAACGATCGGTCGGGCCGCCAAGCTTGGGATCGCGGCGGCCTTGAACGAGCTCAGCACCGGGGTCAGCATTTACTTCTTCAACCACGTCCTGCTCCAGCTGGCGGATAACTACGCCGTGGCGGCCTACGGGGTAATCTCCAACATCGCCATCGTCGTCCTGGCCCTGGCCAACGGGGTCGCGCTTGGCGTCCAGCCGATCGCCAGCCGGGAATACGGGGAGAATCACTTTGCCAACGTCACCGCCGCCCTCAAGACGGGAATGGTCATCACCTTGATCCTGGCAACCGTCAGCTTCTTGATCCTGATCGTCTTCAAGCTGCCAATCATCGAGGTCTTCAACACCTCCCAGTCCAGTCAGCTGGTCCACTACGCCAGCGTTGGTCTGCCGATCTACTTCACCAGCGCCTTCTTCAGCGCTCTCAACCTCCTGTTCATCCTTTTCTTGACGGCGATCAATGCCGCCCGGGCTTCCTTCACCCTCTCGCTTCTGCGGGGATATTTGATCCTTCTGCCGGCGATCTTCATCCTGGCCGCAATCTTCGGGATCAACGGGGTCTGGGCTGCGATGCCGGTGACGGAGCTGCTCGTCTGCCTCGTCGCCGCCATCCTGGTTCGCCAGCGGATCCAAAATTTTGACTAA
- the yidC gene encoding membrane protein insertase YidC, translating into MKHKRLTVVGLMTTMLFLLSGCVRTTKSGRPYGFVYDYMAKPMQHLMEWLASHLGNNYGWAIIVIVVVVRTILLPVMFSQMKKSTITQEKMAQIQPAIKALSAKQKAAKTPEEQAAVSQQMMALYRDNNVSLTGGIGCLPLLIQLPVFAALYAAIRYSPDLYHATFFGIALGKPSFLFAVLSFIAYAVQSYLGLVGVPEEQKKQMKAAIWMSPVMTFFISLTSSAGLGLYFFIGGLFAILQTLMVNAYRPRIRKQIAAEAKKHPVKVPTVDPQPSTKTADAINQLKKSNSAQQMAQRNRQRNAGKQHHKKN; encoded by the coding sequence ATGAAACACAAACGACTCACCGTGGTCGGTCTGATGACAACCATGCTCTTCCTGCTCAGCGGCTGTGTCCGCACCACGAAGAGCGGCCGGCCGTACGGTTTCGTCTATGACTACATGGCCAAGCCGATGCAGCACCTGATGGAATGGCTGGCCAGCCACCTGGGCAACAACTATGGCTGGGCAATCATCGTCATCGTCGTGGTCGTCCGGACCATCCTTCTGCCAGTGATGTTCTCGCAAATGAAGAAGTCCACGATCACCCAGGAAAAGATGGCCCAGATTCAACCGGCAATCAAGGCCCTCTCCGCCAAGCAAAAGGCTGCCAAGACGCCGGAAGAACAGGCCGCTGTCAGTCAACAGATGATGGCCCTCTACCGGGACAACAACGTCAGCCTGACCGGGGGGATTGGCTGTCTGCCGCTGCTGATCCAGCTGCCAGTCTTCGCCGCCCTCTACGCCGCGATTCGCTATTCCCCGGACCTCTACCACGCCACCTTCTTTGGCATCGCCCTCGGGAAGCCTAGTTTTCTCTTTGCCGTCCTGTCCTTCATTGCCTACGCCGTTCAGAGCTACCTCGGCCTGGTCGGTGTGCCGGAAGAACAGAAGAAGCAGATGAAGGCCGCCATCTGGATGAGCCCAGTCATGACCTTCTTCATTTCGCTGACCTCGTCGGCCGGCCTGGGGCTCTACTTCTTCATCGGTGGGCTCTTCGCCATCCTGCAAACCCTGATGGTCAACGCCTACCGGCCACGGATTCGGAAGCAAATTGCCGCCGAGGCCAAGAAGCACCCGGTCAAGGTGCCAACGGTTGATCCACAGCCAAGCACCAAGACGGCCGACGCCATCAACCAGCTGAAGAAGTCGAATTCGGCGCAGCAGATGGCCCAGCGCAACCGGCAGCGCAATGCCGGCAAGCAGCACCACAAGAAGAACTAG
- a CDS encoding peptide deformylase, with protein sequence MIKPIVTDVQQLKQPSAPASRQDLSIGRDLMDTLHAHQDHCIGMAANMIGERKRIIIAQLGPLPVVMFNPQITAKARPYQTKEGCLSLSGKRPTQRFDQITVQFFNQNWQKQSLTLSGLAAEIVQHEVDHCNGIII encoded by the coding sequence ATGATAAAACCAATTGTCACCGACGTCCAGCAACTCAAGCAACCTTCCGCACCAGCCAGTCGGCAGGACCTTTCAATTGGGCGGGATCTGATGGATACCCTGCACGCCCACCAGGACCACTGCATCGGGATGGCCGCCAACATGATTGGCGAACGTAAGCGCATCATCATCGCCCAGCTGGGCCCCCTGCCGGTCGTGATGTTCAACCCGCAAATTACGGCCAAGGCCCGGCCCTACCAGACCAAGGAGGGCTGCCTTTCACTGTCCGGCAAACGGCCAACCCAACGCTTTGACCAGATCACCGTCCAGTTCTTTAACCAAAACTGGCAAAAACAATCCCTCACCCTCAGCGGTTTGGCCGCCGAGATCGTCCAGCACGAAGTCGACCATTGCAACGGAATCATTATTTAA
- a CDS encoding nucleotidyltransferase has translation MQAVGMVVEYNPFHNGHRYFLRQAKQVTGADVAVAVMSGNFTQRGEPTIVDKWTRTRAALENGVDLVVELPIFSAVQPAHRFAAGALAILNALAVDQVAFGAEHPDWDFEALVAAEKNFDAAEFNQYNATYATQFNEQLVAQTGVMLKDPNDILAFAYTKTVLRHHYPMQLHAIQRRGSDYHDQEIHGQIASASAIRQAVATQTDFSATVPEVMAQGLRQVKRVPSWEQLFPLLRNQLIQAPTGYLANTYQMAEGLENRMKEVAQQTLDFATFIHRLKTKRYTYAHLLRMCLYATLQISEEEMAAHLQQPYIHILGFTDRGRAYLHQVKKAVSMPIFTKVSQQMRDHLCNLDYRAGKLYQNFTPVEQDLSHPPIMLFDR, from the coding sequence ATGCAAGCAGTTGGCATGGTTGTCGAGTACAACCCCTTCCATAATGGTCACCGCTATTTCCTTCGCCAGGCAAAGCAGGTTACCGGCGCAGACGTCGCGGTGGCCGTGATGAGCGGCAACTTCACCCAGCGGGGCGAGCCGACAATCGTCGATAAGTGGACCCGCACCCGGGCCGCCCTTGAGAACGGGGTCGACCTGGTCGTGGAGCTGCCGATCTTTTCGGCCGTTCAACCGGCCCACCGGTTTGCGGCCGGGGCCCTGGCGATCCTGAACGCCCTGGCGGTGGACCAGGTCGCCTTTGGGGCCGAGCACCCCGACTGGGACTTTGAAGCGCTGGTGGCGGCGGAAAAGAACTTCGACGCCGCGGAGTTCAACCAGTATAACGCCACCTACGCCACCCAGTTCAACGAGCAGCTGGTCGCCCAGACCGGGGTGATGCTCAAGGATCCCAATGACATCCTGGCCTTTGCCTACACGAAGACCGTCCTGCGCCACCACTATCCGATGCAATTGCACGCGATTCAGCGGCGTGGCAGCGACTACCATGATCAGGAAATCCACGGGCAGATTGCCAGCGCCAGTGCAATCCGCCAGGCGGTCGCCACGCAGACCGATTTTTCGGCGACCGTTCCCGAAGTGATGGCACAGGGCTTGCGGCAGGTGAAACGGGTGCCGTCCTGGGAACAGCTCTTTCCGCTTCTGCGCAATCAATTGATTCAGGCCCCGACCGGTTATCTGGCGAATACTTATCAGATGGCGGAGGGACTGGAGAATCGGATGAAGGAGGTCGCCCAGCAGACCCTGGATTTTGCCACCTTTATCCACCGCCTAAAGACCAAACGCTACACCTATGCTCATCTTCTGCGGATGTGCCTCTATGCCACCCTGCAGATCAGCGAGGAGGAGATGGCGGCCCATCTTCAGCAGCCCTACATCCATATTCTGGGCTTTACCGATCGTGGCCGAGCCTACCTGCACCAGGTGAAAAAGGCGGTCAGCATGCCGATCTTTACCAAGGTCAGCCAGCAGATGCGCGATCACCTGTGCAACCTGGACTACCGGGCCGGCAAGCTTTACCAGAATTTTACCCCGGTCGAACAGGACCTCAGCCACCCGCCGATCATGCTTTTTGACCGGTAA
- the yjeM gene encoding glutamate/gamma-aminobutyrate family transporter YjeM, with amino-acid sequence MAEKQPKLITTPTLVLMIISTIYGFGNVSIAYAQMAYAGMFWYILAGVCFFFPCCLMMAEYGSAFKDAKGGIYSWLAGSIGEKLAFIGTFIWLSSWILWLVSSASRLWITLSALLFGHDTTQRWHFWIFNSTELIGILAIIFVLLVTFLSSQGMNGITKISSFGGAFMIGMNAIFILASLVAIIANKGVTAQPIHGISSFFESPNPAFKTPIAVISFVVYAIFAYSGMENLGGVTDSMKDPEHTFPRGLVIGSLLTIGSYVLMILMTGFTVNYDHVIARPNVNLGNVTYVVFDRLGYMMGASLGLSHATNLLLGNIFTRLIALSGLLGMLGAMFLLVYSPIKSFVMGANPKLWPARVTKLNKHGMPAFAMWLQAIFVCCIIFLISFGGSAASAFYQILTDMVNVSACAPYIFLVGAFPIFQKKEIPHDFVVFKNRFWTKVLVVFVEIIVCLGIIFTCVQPILDHDLQTAFWTAFGPVFFGILAWLFYRHAVKKNHLNL; translated from the coding sequence GTGGCTGAAAAACAACCTAAGTTAATCACCACACCGACCTTGGTGCTGATGATTATCTCAACGATTTACGGCTTTGGGAATGTTTCCATTGCCTATGCACAAATGGCCTACGCCGGGATGTTTTGGTACATCCTGGCCGGGGTCTGCTTCTTCTTTCCGTGCTGCCTGATGATGGCGGAGTACGGGTCGGCCTTTAAGGACGCCAAGGGTGGTATCTACTCCTGGCTGGCCGGTTCGATTGGGGAGAAGCTGGCCTTTATTGGTACCTTCATCTGGCTTTCGAGTTGGATCCTCTGGCTGGTCTCCAGTGCCTCGCGCCTGTGGATCACCCTGTCGGCCCTGCTCTTTGGGCACGACACGACGCAGCGGTGGCACTTCTGGATTTTTAATTCGACGGAACTGATTGGAATCCTGGCGATTATCTTTGTCCTCTTAGTGACCTTCCTGAGTTCGCAGGGAATGAACGGAATTACCAAGATTAGTTCCTTCGGCGGGGCCTTCATGATCGGGATGAACGCGATTTTTATCCTGGCCAGCCTGGTGGCAATTATCGCCAACAAGGGGGTTACCGCCCAGCCGATCCACGGCATCAGCAGTTTCTTCGAGTCGCCGAACCCGGCCTTTAAGACGCCGATTGCGGTGATCTCCTTCGTCGTCTACGCCATCTTTGCCTACAGCGGGATGGAAAACCTCGGTGGGGTGACCGACAGCATGAAAGATCCGGAGCACACCTTCCCGCGCGGCCTGGTGATTGGGTCGCTGCTGACGATCGGGAGCTACGTGCTGATGATTCTGATGACCGGTTTTACCGTCAATTACGACCACGTCATCGCCCGGCCGAATGTCAACCTGGGGAACGTAACCTACGTGGTCTTTGACCGCCTCGGTTACATGATGGGGGCCTCGCTTGGCCTGAGCCACGCGACCAACCTCCTGCTCGGCAACATCTTTACCCGACTGATCGCCCTATCCGGTCTGCTGGGGATGCTGGGCGCCATGTTCCTGCTGGTTTACTCGCCGATCAAGTCCTTCGTGATGGGGGCCAATCCAAAACTGTGGCCGGCCCGGGTGACGAAGCTGAACAAGCACGGCATGCCAGCCTTTGCGATGTGGCTGCAGGCGATCTTTGTCTGCTGCATCATCTTCCTGATTTCCTTCGGGGGTTCGGCCGCCAGCGCCTTCTACCAGATCCTGACCGACATGGTTAACGTTTCGGCCTGCGCGCCCTACATCTTCTTGGTCGGGGCCTTCCCGATTTTCCAAAAGAAGGAAATTCCGCACGACTTCGTGGTCTTCAAGAACCGTTTCTGGACCAAGGTCTTGGTAGTCTTCGTCGAAATCATTGTTTGCCTGGGAATCATCTTTACCTGCGTCCAGCCGATTCTGGACCACGATCTTCAGACGGCCTTCTGGACTGCCTTTGGTCCGGTCTTCTTCGGTATTTTGGCCTGGCTCTTCTACCGGCACGCGGTGAAGAAGAACCATTTGAATCTTTAG
- a CDS encoding sensor histidine kinase has translation MDEKTSDRRFISLKLKWAFGTAVGSLFIFFIVAMAMFTSFTQRLFDQERGLLDQGMTNISRQLGQVDHPLTKQNVQSALVQHKTGGAQYQRPIVQELSDGHLVVNVYSPKHQTVLSTGQPITKPAFNDQHRVQMKKGPGHKIIVGQAPIYAKQGHRLIGYLQVENKLNVYYRNYRQLRLVMILALCLVVLASGLLGYFLSMLFLRPLGDIHDTVKVISKDPTKNARVPVPAHNDELAELATMFNEMLDQTQRYINQQSQFVNDVSHELRTPIAIIQGHLDMLQRWGKDDPKVLNDSINASLVETERMKNLVAEMLDLSRAEQVDINYRDQQTVVNDVVHQVYNNFKMLYPDFVFTLDDDLSKPITANIYRDHLEQVLVILCDNAVKYSTERREVHISLSRGMDTVEIGIQDFGAGIPPEDIDKVFDRFYRVDKARSRKKGGNGLGLSIAKRLIEGYHGSITLESSLGAGSLFRIILPIASDKDTN, from the coding sequence ATGGATGAGAAAACAAGCGACCGTCGATTTATCTCCCTCAAGCTGAAGTGGGCCTTTGGGACGGCCGTGGGTTCACTATTCATCTTCTTCATTGTCGCCATGGCGATGTTCACCTCCTTCACGCAGCGGCTCTTCGATCAGGAGCGCGGGCTGCTTGACCAAGGGATGACTAATATCAGCCGCCAGTTGGGACAGGTGGATCACCCCCTCACCAAGCAAAATGTTCAATCGGCGCTGGTGCAGCACAAGACGGGGGGCGCCCAGTACCAACGGCCAATCGTTCAGGAATTGAGCGACGGGCACCTGGTCGTCAATGTATACAGCCCCAAGCACCAGACGGTCCTCAGCACTGGGCAGCCCATCACCAAGCCGGCCTTTAACGACCAGCATCGGGTCCAAATGAAGAAGGGTCCCGGTCACAAGATCATTGTCGGCCAGGCCCCAATTTACGCCAAGCAGGGCCATCGCTTGATCGGTTATCTTCAGGTGGAAAACAAGCTGAACGTTTACTACCGGAACTACCGGCAGCTGCGCCTTGTGATGATCCTGGCCCTGTGCCTGGTCGTCCTGGCCAGCGGACTTTTGGGCTACTTCCTGTCGATGCTCTTTTTGCGGCCCCTCGGTGACATTCATGACACGGTCAAGGTCATCAGCAAGGACCCCACCAAGAATGCGCGGGTACCAGTGCCAGCCCACAATGATGAGCTGGCCGAGCTGGCGACGATGTTTAACGAGATGCTTGACCAGACCCAGCGCTACATCAACCAGCAGTCACAGTTCGTCAACGACGTCAGTCACGAATTGCGGACCCCGATTGCCATTATTCAGGGCCACCTCGACATGCTGCAGCGTTGGGGGAAGGATGATCCAAAGGTCCTTAACGATTCAATCAACGCTTCTCTGGTCGAAACGGAGCGGATGAAGAACCTGGTGGCAGAAATGCTTGACCTTTCCAGAGCCGAGCAGGTCGACATCAACTACCGCGATCAACAGACGGTGGTCAACGACGTCGTGCACCAGGTCTACAACAACTTCAAGATGCTCTACCCCGACTTCGTCTTTACCCTTGATGATGACCTGAGCAAGCCGATCACGGCCAACATCTACCGGGACCACTTAGAGCAGGTGCTGGTGATCCTCTGTGATAACGCCGTCAAGTATTCAACCGAGCGGCGGGAGGTCCACATCTCGCTTTCACGGGGGATGGACACCGTTGAGATCGGGATCCAGGACTTCGGGGCCGGGATCCCACCGGAGGACATCGACAAGGTCTTTGACCGCTTCTACCGGGTGGACAAGGCCCGCAGCCGTAAGAAGGGCGGCAACGGGCTGGGCCTGTCGATTGCCAAGCGCCTGATCGAGGGCTACCATGGTTCCATCACCCTGGAAAGCTCTTTGGGCGCCGGTTCGCTCTTCCGGATCATTTTGCCGATCGCGAGCGACAAAGATACCAATTAG
- a CDS encoding TrmH family RNA methyltransferase, whose product MEELTSVHNQHVKDWKKLATKKFRRQSGLYLLDGWHLVNEAVKSGIAIVQLIGTADQLAAHQDLFSHAEEVYSVTEEIMKHITETVTPQGIAAVVALPDAHRLPTQPITGAWLFLDRVQDPGNVGTMVRTADAAGFTGVVVGQRSADLFGPKVVRSMQGSQFHLQLFEGDLHKWIADFKQLGAPVYGTQLNPQAKNFRDVHPGKTFALIMGNEGQGMSQSLLDETTDNLYIPMRGEAESLNVAISAGILMFQLNQ is encoded by the coding sequence ATGGAAGAATTAACATCTGTTCACAACCAACACGTCAAGGACTGGAAGAAACTGGCTACCAAGAAGTTTCGCCGGCAGAGTGGGCTCTACCTGCTCGACGGCTGGCACCTGGTCAATGAGGCCGTCAAGTCTGGGATTGCGATCGTTCAGCTGATCGGGACGGCCGACCAGCTGGCGGCGCACCAGGACCTGTTCAGCCACGCCGAAGAGGTTTACAGCGTCACTGAAGAAATCATGAAGCACATCACCGAGACGGTGACGCCGCAGGGGATCGCCGCCGTGGTGGCCCTGCCGGATGCCCATCGCCTGCCAACGCAGCCCATCACCGGGGCCTGGCTCTTCTTAGACCGGGTTCAGGATCCGGGCAACGTGGGTACAATGGTGCGGACAGCCGATGCCGCGGGCTTTACCGGGGTCGTTGTGGGTCAGCGCAGTGCCGACCTCTTTGGCCCCAAGGTTGTTCGTTCCATGCAGGGGAGTCAGTTCCACCTCCAGCTCTTTGAAGGCGACCTCCACAAGTGGATTGCCGACTTTAAGCAGCTCGGGGCACCCGTTTACGGGACCCAGCTGAATCCGCAGGCCAAGAACTTCCGGGACGTTCACCCCGGCAAGACCTTCGCACTGATCATGGGCAACGAAGGTCAGGGGATGAGCCAGTCCCTGCTCGACGAAACCACGGATAATCTCTACATTCCAATGCGTGGGGAAGCCGAGTCGTTGAACGTTGCGATTTCTGCCGGGATTTTGATGTTTCAGTTGAACCAGTAG
- a CDS encoding acylphosphatase — MINRHLTISGRVQGVGFRWSTQRLARQAGLQGFVKNLADGRVYVEVQGEEAVVERFIQRLSAGPNPYAIVEKVDQTTGKLQAYPDFGVRF, encoded by the coding sequence TTGATTAATCGTCATTTGACCATCAGCGGGCGCGTCCAGGGCGTCGGCTTTCGCTGGAGCACCCAGCGCCTGGCGCGGCAAGCGGGACTGCAGGGCTTTGTCAAGAACCTAGCCGATGGGCGCGTCTATGTCGAGGTTCAGGGCGAAGAAGCAGTCGTCGAACGCTTCATCCAGCGGCTTTCTGCCGGTCCCAACCCCTATGCGATCGTGGAAAAAGTCGATCAAACAACCGGCAAGCTCCAGGCCTATCCTGACTTTGGCGTGCGCTTCTGA
- the rpmF gene encoding 50S ribosomal protein L32, producing MAVPARKTSKSKKNMRRAHIKLNVPGLTPCPNCGELRKSHMVCPNCGYYNGKQVVNTNN from the coding sequence ATGGCTGTTCCAGCACGGAAGACTTCAAAGTCCAAGAAGAACATGCGTCGGGCGCACATTAAGTTGAACGTCCCTGGCTTAACTCCTTGCCCAAACTGTGGTGAACTTCGCAAGTCCCACATGGTATGCCCTAACTGTGGCTACTACAACGGCAAGCAAGTTGTTAACACTAACAACTAA
- a CDS encoding response regulator transcription factor, whose product MSRILIIEDEENLAKFVDMELKHEGYDTDVELDGRAGLDAALNQDFDVILLDLMLPELNGIEVARRVREVKDTPIIIMTARDSVIDRVSGLDHGADDYIVKPFAIEELLARVRALLRRISIEDGNNKEHQTTVNYKDLTIEKENRVVRRGDEVINLTKREYELLLILMENINVVMSRKELLSKVWGYDSKVETNVVDVYIRYLRNKIDRPGEKSYIQTVRGTGYVIRS is encoded by the coding sequence ATGAGTCGAATCTTAATTATCGAAGACGAAGAAAATTTAGCAAAGTTTGTCGACATGGAGCTCAAGCACGAGGGCTATGACACGGATGTCGAACTGGACGGGCGGGCTGGCCTGGACGCGGCCCTGAACCAGGACTTTGACGTGATCCTCCTGGACTTGATGCTGCCGGAACTAAACGGGATTGAGGTCGCACGGCGGGTCCGGGAAGTCAAGGACACCCCGATCATCATCATGACGGCCCGGGATTCCGTCATCGACCGGGTTTCTGGGCTGGACCACGGTGCCGACGACTACATCGTCAAGCCGTTTGCCATTGAAGAATTGCTGGCCCGGGTACGGGCACTGCTGCGGCGGATCAGCATTGAAGACGGCAACAACAAGGAACACCAGACCACGGTCAACTACAAGGACCTGACGATCGAAAAGGAAAACCGGGTTGTCCGGCGTGGCGATGAGGTCATCAACCTGACCAAGCGAGAATACGAACTGCTCTTGATCCTGATGGAAAACATCAACGTGGTGATGTCCCGAAAAGAACTGCTCAGCAAGGTCTGGGGCTACGATTCCAAGGTAGAAACCAACGTCGTGGATGTTTACATCCGTTACCTGCGGAACAAGATCGACCGGCCTGGCGAGAAGAGCTACATTCAGACCGTCCGGGGCACGGGCTACGTTATTCGTTCCTAA
- a CDS encoding YceD family protein: protein MKWSIAELHRYQDEPLHIQSTFDLNASLTKLFPDIILAVEPVKVDGYVSYDDGDVTISANVKTTLTVPSSRSLTPVSLPLDFDFTETYIDDRDHFSRYEDDEVVFLLKPGEPIDFDTALAENIVEQVPLRVLSADEKAGKAMPKGNDWSVISEDDYKASKQKDQKVDPRFAKLQKLFPDQDDKK, encoded by the coding sequence ATGAAATGGTCGATTGCAGAGTTACATCGGTATCAAGATGAACCACTTCATATTCAAAGTACTTTTGATCTGAACGCATCATTGACGAAGCTGTTCCCGGATATCATCTTAGCCGTTGAACCGGTGAAGGTGGACGGGTACGTATCCTACGACGACGGGGATGTGACCATCAGTGCCAACGTCAAGACGACGCTGACGGTGCCATCCAGTCGTTCGCTGACTCCCGTTTCGTTACCGCTTGACTTTGACTTTACGGAGACGTATATTGATGATCGTGATCACTTTTCGCGCTACGAGGATGACGAGGTCGTTTTCCTCTTAAAGCCCGGGGAGCCGATCGACTTTGATACCGCACTAGCGGAGAACATCGTCGAGCAGGTGCCGTTACGAGTGCTTTCTGCGGATGAAAAGGCCGGTAAAGCCATGCCAAAGGGAAATGACTGGAGTGTTATTTCTGAGGATGACTATAAGGCCAGCAAGCAGAAAGATCAAAAAGTTGATCCACGTTTCGCGAAACTGCAAAAGTTATTTCCTGATCAGGATGATAAAAAGTAG
- a CDS encoding winged helix-turn-helix transcriptional regulator yields the protein MQGEASTPVVDGPCKLCPRFTKTFMMLGKKWNGLIIETLLEKDTLRFKDIANSVSKCSDRVLCERLKELEDDQIIVRNTYPGTSRVDYSLTARGRELAPVMNAVHAWSDKWC from the coding sequence ATGCAAGGAGAAGCTAGTACGCCGGTTGTTGACGGGCCATGTAAACTGTGCCCACGGTTTACCAAGACCTTTATGATGTTGGGCAAGAAATGGAACGGGTTGATCATTGAAACCCTGCTGGAAAAGGACACCCTGCGTTTCAAAGACATTGCCAACAGCGTCAGCAAGTGCAGCGACCGGGTCCTCTGTGAACGCTTGAAGGAGCTGGAGGACGACCAGATTATTGTTCGAAACACCTATCCAGGTACTAGCCGGGTTGACTATTCACTGACCGCCCGCGGTCGGGAACTAGCGCCCGTGATGAACGCGGTTCACGCCTGGAGCGATAAGTGGTGCTGA
- a CDS encoding HD domain-containing protein — translation MKSKNEWRNDPEYVAIVQDLLDQPAVKKLAHYTQHHHSNRLQHSIAVSYDSYRIAKRWHLDYRSVARAGLLHDLFYYDWRTTKFDLGTHAFIHPRVALRNAEKITPLNKKEKDIILKHMFGATLAVPRYPESMIVSLVDDFEAEHEFFSPMRAKLRRRIKKRRMRTIW, via the coding sequence ATGAAATCAAAGAACGAATGGCGCAACGACCCGGAATACGTAGCGATCGTGCAAGACTTGCTGGACCAGCCGGCGGTCAAGAAGCTCGCTCACTACACCCAACACCATCACTCCAATCGTTTGCAGCATTCAATTGCGGTTTCTTACGATAGCTACCGGATTGCCAAGCGTTGGCACCTTGACTACCGGAGTGTGGCCCGGGCCGGGTTGCTTCACGACCTGTTTTACTATGATTGGCGGACGACCAAGTTTGATCTTGGGACGCACGCCTTCATTCACCCACGGGTTGCCCTGCGGAACGCGGAGAAGATTACGCCCTTAAACAAGAAGGAAAAGGATATTATCCTCAAGCACATGTTTGGCGCAACTCTGGCAGTTCCACGATACCCAGAGAGCATGATTGTTTCATTGGTTGATGATTTTGAAGCTGAGCACGAGTTCTTCAGTCCAATGCGTGCCAAGCTTCGTCGCCGGATTAAGAAACGGCGGATGCGGACTATTTGGTAG